AAACTCGGTGGGCCAGGACGGCGTTTCGGGAATATCATGGTCACTCCTTTACGAGTCACACGGGGTCCCATTGAGTTCGAACATTACACGGGAGATACAACCAAAACCCGTCCACCTACTGAGGATGTGCTCAAGCTCTACTTGCGATTTGAAAATGTTTCTGATGATCAGACTTTTGAACCCCTTGATCAAAAACTGCTGTTAACTCGTGTTCCCGGGAAAACTCCCGATTCTCATTTGCGGGCGAATAACTTTGTCAGCAGGGTGGATCAAAAAAAGACGAACGGAGAGCGTGTTTTAGTTTATGACATGCCTCCATCCTGGGAATGGAATTTGAAGGGACAGAACATCAACCAGGAAGCCAAACCACAAAATTTGAAACCGGGTCAGAGTTTCGAGACTTATGTCGCCACTGATGAAGCAGGCATTGATTCTCTAAAAGGTGATCTTGTCTGGAGATTACAAATGCGCAAAGGCTATCATCCGGAATCTCATCGAGGAGTCACAACACTGATTGAAGTCGTGTTTAATAGTGATCAGATCCAACCGGAAAAGCCTTCAGAAAATAAAGAATCACTCCCCACCAGTTGATCTCGATTTCAACTGTATTCAGTGTTCCCAGTTCCCGCTTGCTATAAAAAAACGCCTCGACGGCACTCCAAGAATACCATCGAGACGTTACGCGGAACCGCATATACGATGCGGTGAGGAATTATCAATGAGGACAATCTTTCCGCTGATGGTGCTGGCACAAGTCTCCAGAGTCAGAGACTTGTACCAGTCACACTTTCAGGAGAGTACAATCCTGAAACTACTTCGGGACCACAACAAAACGGGCACCACTGTTGTTTCTTACCAACAGCAACACACTCTTCTTGTCTTTGGCCTCTTTCAATCCTTGATTAAACTGATCCATTGAAGAGACTTCAGTAGTTCCAATTTTTTCAATGATCATGCCTTTCATCAAACCAGCTTCTTCAGCAGCACTTCCAGGTTCGACAGAAGTAATAACGACTCCTTTGACGTTGTCGGAATATCCCAGCTGATTCGCCAGTTCGCTTGTTAAGGGTTGAACTTCAATATTGAGATCATTAACACTGGTTTTGGATTTCTCTTTTTTAGAACCATCCAGTGGTTTTTCATCTTTTGCAACAGAGAAACTCTTTGGCATTTCTTCCATGGTGATGTTCTGCGTGATGCGTTTGCCATCTCGCAAAAGTTCCATCACGTAAGACTTACCAACAACCAGTTGCTCAACAATACCCTGCAGGTTGCGAGGTCCGGATACATCCTTTCCTGCAAATTTCAGGATGATGTCGCCTGTCTGCAATTTACCTGCTTCAGCGGGTGAACCTTCCATAACCTGAGTGATGATGGCTCCCTGACCTACCTTGATGTCAAAGGATTTTGCCAGATCATTACTGATTGGCTGGATCCCTACACCCAGGAATGATCGTTTCACCTGACCGTGGTCGATTAACTGACCAGACACCCATCGTGCCATATTCACAGGAATGGCAAAACCAACCCCATCATATCCACCACTACGGCTGGAGATGGCAGTGTTGACACCGATGACTTCACCCTTCAGGTTTAAGAGTGGACCACCACTGTTACCAGGGTTAATTGCGGCATCTGTTTGTAAATAGTCTTCCCGGTCATTGATTCCCGGACCACGACCTTTTGCACTGATGATACCATTGGTCACACTCATACCAATACCGAATGGGTTTCCGATTGCCAGTACCCAGTCACCGATTTCCATTTTAGTGCTATCACCCATGGGAATCGCTTGCAGGTTACTCGCATCGTCAATTTTAATGACTGCGATGTCAGAACGAGGGTCCATACGAATGTCACTTGCGGTAAACTCACGACCGTCGTTTAAAGTGACTTTAACGACATCTGCCCCACGAACAACGTGAGAGTTTGTCATGATGAGCCCCGATTTATTGATGATAAATCCGGAACCAGATCCCATTCGTCGGGGAGACCGTCGAGGCTGATTCTTAAACTGTTTAAACATGTCTTTGAATCGAGGATCATTTTGGAACAGATCCTGAAACGGAGAATCATCGCCAAACGGCATCAGGTTTTCACCAGAGACTTTTGAAGTCTTACCAACAGTTTCAATTGCAACAATTGAAGGCATCGCTTTTTTGCTGACTTCACGGAATACATTCGAAAGATCTTGTACGGTTGCGGCTGTAGGGACATCTGAGCTCGAATCTTTTTGAGCCATCCCTACTGCTGCACCGACCAGACATGCGCTACCAATCATAGCGAACATCCAGTTTCGGTTTGCTGTTAACGCTTTCATGTAAATACCCTCCTACATTAAACGGCTGTCAAGATACGCCTATGGCTATCTCTTTTATGGAATTAATACAAAATAAGTAACGTAGCTCAAATCCCAAAATTGCTCGAAAAATAAACTCTGTTTCAGATTAAAATAGCTGAGATCAAGTCAACCCGGTTCGAGAAAACATGATCCGGATGTGTGCACATCTTTTTAGCTTTTTGATTAATTCATCAAGCGGCTGAACTAGTAATACTACGGATGGAAGAGGTTAATCTGTTGGGAACCCTTCGAAAAAAAGATCACTTTTATAGCTTCAAGAGCTCATTTATAAGTGTCGAGTATTGATTATAAAGCCTGAAAACCTGAATATTTCTCAACCAATCGTATGAAACGTCATTTTTTTGTTTTCCTCCTACCTACACTAATGTTAATATTGGCAAATACTTAGGTAATACACCCCAAGGCTCATTGCAGCCCCGTTCCGTTGAAAATTGGTTGATCATTTGATTTTCCTCAATACCATGAAGTAAGAGGAGACCCTTTTATGCTGTACGATCTCAATCCTAAAGAGATCGATCAACTCCTGGAGGAGTGTCAAAAGAATCTGGGTTACCAATTTTCGGATTTGGAATTGTTAAAGTGCTGTTTAACTCACACGTCTGCTGCAAAGACCCGGACTGATTCTAACGAACGCCTGGAGTTTTTGGGGGACTCCATTCTAGGCTCAATTGTTTGTGAACGGCTCTATCATCAGTTTCCCAATGCCCCTGAGGGGGAATTGACCCGGATTAAGTCAGCCGTTGTCAGTCGCAATACCTGTACCAGGCTGGCTCGTGAAAAGGATCTGGATCGATTTATTTTTGTGGGCAAAGGTCTGGCGATGACGGAAACCCTGCCTGAATCGTTATTGGCAGGGATGTTTGAGGCCATCATCGCTGGAATCTACTTGGATGGGGGAATTGAGCCGGTGCATACTTTTTTAGATCCCTTGATTGAACGCGAGAATCACAAAGCCTCTCGCTCGGTGCATGGATTCAATTATAAAAGTCTGCTGCAACAATACTCACAGAAAAAGTTCTCTGAAACTCCGGTTTATGAACTGTTGGATGAAAAAGGACCGGATCATTCCAAATTTTTCCAGGTCACAGCTATCATTGGTGCGCATCGCTACGAACCTGCCTGGGGTTCGACCAAAAAAGAGGCTGAGCAACGAGCGGCCTTCAATGCGTTACGTGATAATGAAAGTGATGAAGAATGGGAACTCCCTCCCTTGCCGGATGCCGTTTAATTCATTTCCTCGAACTCATTCTAAAGAGCGCTTCTTTGAAACAATTTTTGTCTCATTAGTATGTGTCCGTCTGTAAATAGAAAGGGCCGAGAGAATACGGGAATTCTCTCGGCTCTAAGATGGGGATGATGTGTTGGAGTGGCCCAGAATGGGCTGACCCGCCTCCACGGGCCGGTGGGATTGTCTCTCTCTTTTCTCTTGAACTTTAAAGTCTCTCAACTCTTTAAAGTCCGATGGGTCTCTCTCTTTACCCAACGCACAGATAAAGCAGTAAGCGTGCCAATCCCAACCAAAGAGGATTGTATTTTGGGGAATGTGTGATTAAATGCCTGAAAAGAAGTAGAAATCATTTCTTGATTTCTTTGCGGATTTTTTGGATCGATGCAAAATTGCAAGAATTGCAATGCGGATCCCCTCGGATTGACCCACAAAATGTAAGACTTACAAGAGTCAGATCAATGGTTCCGATTCATCATACTTGATTCATCACTTCGATTTCGAGGTAGAATCAATGATTTCGATGGAAAGTTTACCCACTGTTTGAAGTAGAGGCAGGAAGATCGTCAACGGCGCGGGGGCATTATCCGCAAGGCTGGAATCGGTGAGCTTAATGTGCCCTGCCCCAATCCCCCCTTTTCCCAAAGTAGCGTCGAGTGGAATCCAGCGATTGTCCAGAAACACCTCCGTCCACATATGTCCGCCAAAGCTGGAACGACTTGGAATATAAACCATTCCTACCGCGACACGAGAAGGCAGATTTTGTGCTCGTAACATGGCCGCTAATAAAACGGCGTGTTCGGTGCAATCCCCTTCCATATTTTTGGCCACCTCAGCTGCCGAAGCCAATGCTGTCGAAAAATTCTTTTTTCTCAAATTCTTGTAAACATAACGTTCCATCAAGAGCGCCTGTTTCCATGGATTTGTCTCAGATTTCACAGCCTCTTTCGCATATTTGATAATGCGCGGATCATCAGATTGAACGAATTGAGTGGGGGTGACAAACTCTGATCCGACTTTACTTTTCGGGAACTGAGTGGGAACAGGGGCTTTGGATACTGTTAACTCGATACTGTTCTTATCAAGGCTCTTGATTTGTTGTGTTTCGCCTGTTGCTAGCAGCTTTGCCGGATCTTCACCCGGGAGAGTGACTTTATAGACCACTTTTGTCGTGTCATGTGCACGCGGGAGAGATTTGACTTTAATCAGTGTTTGCACCGCTAAATCGAGTTCCTCACCGGAAATTTCTTCCAATGCAGTTTCTTTGCTCACAGTATAAGTCAACATGGATGAGCCCAGGAAGTCCATTGCCGTTTTGGGAATTTCTCCATCTTCAGTCACATACAAATCGACGATCATTCCCGGTAAGGCAGACTGCGTCATTTTGACATGCAGGCACTTTTCATCACGGTCACCATATAATTCCGTTGTTTCATAATCCAGAGCAAGAAGTTTGACTTCAGTGACTTTATTGTATTCAGGCAGCAGCATTGAGAAGGATTTCTCTTCTCCCGGTTTCATTTGAGACATTTTAAAAATACGCTCCAGATAACTTGGGGCGTGAAACGCAGGATTCCATTTCAACTCAGACTGTTTGACCTTGTTTGCAACCTGAGTATTTATTTTTAATTTACCGTCTTCGACAACTCCTTTTGAAACGGTCGAGTCGGCAGGCGGATTTTTCATTTCGAACGTGTACGATAATAGTTCGCCTTTTGTATTTTCAGTCGTTTTCAAGTGGGTGCCCATATTAATGACCTGCCCAAATCGCTTAATTTTCAGGAACGAATCGCTTTGACTTCGAATGACTTTCACGCCAGCCTGATCTTCAATGCGGGTTTGTGAATACGCATAGCCTATTCGCTGAGAATTGACATAAATGACCTGCCAGACGTCCTCGTCTTGAATTGCTGTTTTGGATGTGGCCGTTGAACCCGTTTCACTGGCAGGATTTTGAGAACAAGCGCAAATGCTGAGAAGAAATAAAAAGATACTGATCCAGGTAAGGACAGTCAGCGTCTGATTTTGCTTTTTTTCGAGCAAATAAGTCTGCATATATCGAACCTATTACTAGCTTGTTTTCAGGTTGATTAAAGTGTCTCCAAAACCAATTAAATCAAGGACTATCGTATTGCTGCCATTAAGATTCAAATGGTCATGGATGGAAAGAGATGAGAACACATCTATCAAGTTTGGATCAACTGACATCAACAATATGTGGCATCCAGTTCCGACAACAGATTATATATAGAATCAATAAATGAAAAACCCCACAATTCATGCCGGAATTGTGGGGTTTTCTCTATTTCTGATAGCGGCTTGAAGAATCAAACTCACTCAATATCTTCATCGACTTCAATTTCATCATCAATCGCATCAATCTCGTCAACATCATCATCAATGACATCTGGTTCGTCTTGAACTTTCAAAGTTTCTTCTTCGTCATCCAAGTCACTGGCATCGTCTTCTGGAGCTTTTGTCGCCACAACCTGACCATCGAGAGGCTCTTTGATTGGCTGGATGAAATACAACTTTTTTGCGTTTTTAGCACGTAACTGTTCGATACGTTCTTCAGCAGCATCTCGTTGGTCATAAGAAAAACGAGATTCTTCTTTCATGCTGCCTGTGAATACACCCCAAAACAACCGCCGTCGAACCTCTGTTTTTGTTGCTTTTTTCTTGCGTACTGCCTTTTTCTTTTTGACGGCTTTTTTCTTGGGAGATGTTTTTGCATCAGCCTCGGCTGCTTCGGCCTGACGGCGCATTTCCAGACGACTGGGAGACTTTCGTGCCATTGTTTATTCTTTGGTAAAATAGGTCTTTAGTGAAAATGGGAACATCCTGCAAGGATTAGCAAGTCAACTAGCATACCATTTCGTTTCCTGAATGACTACGGACATGGAAGTATTGAGTGAACGAAGAGGCCATTTTTTTGAATTTCTGACTTACAATATTTAGCTACAATGATCTGCCAATCAAATCAATAAAACGAAAGTGATTTCTCGTAAGGTAAAGTCAGCTTATTTATGGTTGAATACTGATCGTATTGTCACTTTGTTTTGTCTGTTTCACTGAGAGGAAATTTTTTTGTCAGCATTTGGAAAAGTTATAAATCAATTGAAAATAGAGGTTTATGTGGATTTTATCTCTGTAGAGCCCAAGAACATTTAACCAATTTCTTCGAAATAATCAGAATAACTTATTTAACCGGACCAAGATAACCGATCAATCAGGATAGCAATCTAATTGTTTTGTTTGCGCAGCAGGAATGACTCACTGTGTGAAACGGGGCAAAAAGATACAGCTATGATTTAATGGACGAAAACATAAACTCAATTGGGAACGGAGTTGTTCATGAAACGGTATCGTAAGTGGGTCTTGACGCTGGGGATCATGGCGGTGACTCCCGGTATCACAATGGCCGGGCCCTTGGATTTCTTCAGCAAGAAGTCTGAACAGTCAAGCTCGACCGCTGTATCCGGTAAACTTTCTAATAATCAGAGAGTCGCCAATGAAATTGCAGACGTTCTGAGAAAAGCTCGACTGACCGGTTACAACATGGAAATCGAGTATAATAAAGGCGTTGCAAAACTTTCGGGTAAAATCCCGACTGCTGCACAGAAAGCACAGGCGACGAGCTTAATCTCTAGAATTAAGGGTGTCACTCGTGTTGACAACCAGCTCGAAGTCAGCGAAGCTCCGAGCAGGCAAGTTCCTACTTTAGGCAGGGAAACCAGTAAATCAAGCCTGAATCCGTTCCGGAAACCTGCGGACATTCAACAGGCTTCTGCTACTGATCCCTTCTTGAAAGGATCTTTGAACCAGGCACAGTTTGAACAGTCAGCTGAAAAGCCTGTCTCAAACATTCAGAGAGTATCAGGTCAGGTTGCTCGGGGTCCTGCTCCAAGTAATCAGCAAATGGCTGAGCAAATTGCGAAATCTCTGGGACCTGTCCTGGCATCAGCTCATGATGTAGAAATTCGCTTTAAAAATGGGACTGCCATCCTACAGGGAGCCATTGGGTCCGTTCAAGAACAGCAAATGGCAACTCAAATTGCCCAACGAGTTCCAGGGGTACGGAACGTTGAAAATCGTTTGCAGATCTTACAAGCTGCTCCACAACAAAGTTCAATGATCCAGCCTACGAACTATATGAACTATCAAGCCCCACATCCTGGTCCTGCTGGAGCTCCTGCAATGACTCCTCAACCTGGAATTGGTGCTTCAAATAATGTCTACAACAGTCCGCACTTACCAAACGGTGCCTGGCCAACTTATGCACAATATCCAAACTATGCACAAGTTGCTTATCCAAGCGAGTATAGTGCAAGTGCTTTCCCTTACATTGGACCTTTCTATCCTTACCCACAAGTTCCATTGGGGTGGAGAGAAGCTCAATTAGAATGGGATGATGGATCATGGAAATTAAACTTCCGACCACGCACAAATCGCTGGTGGTGGTTTATGAATCCTAAAAACTGGTAATGATTGTTTGACTAAGACATTGCAAGTGCCTTTCAGGAAGCATCGTTTCCTGAAAGGCATTTTTCATGAAGTGCTTGTCTTTGCAAAAGAACAAGATCTCTATGACATACTATTTGCCGGTTAAATCGTCAAAATCGTCATATTTTCACAAGAGTTTTGAACGAACCGACCGATAAGAAGAATATGGAGTCATGTTCTCACACAGAATATGACATCTCCTTACCAGAGCATGATGCTCTCTAACACTGATACGAAGCTACGATTAAATAACAGCTTTGTTAAAATCACCCGGAGGAAGAAGGATGTTCAAAATCGGGAAGCAATATACCCGTGCTTTGCTTTTGGGCTGTGCCTGCTTATTAACACTTAATACCAGTGGATGTACGCTGCTCAAAGGTGCAATCGAAGTAACATATGCCGGCTCAATTTTCTGGCGTACTACTCCTTTAATCCCTGTAACCGCATACTGGTCCCAGCTGGTTGAAGATACATATTGGGAAGAAGAGCGCTACGACAAGGTTCCTATTTTAGACCCTGTTGAAGGTGAACACGCTCCTCTCTTCTGCCTTGATCCACCAAGTCCCGATGAAGTCATTCGGGCATTACCAGACAAAACCGGCGGCGGAGTCTGGTTCCTGGCTGAAACAACCCGTAACAATGTGCGTATGGTTGTAGAGCCTATCGTTGACCGTATTGGTGAATGCCGCTTCTTCCCCATGGTCGGCCCTGCTCGCCAGCATCACTGTCACTATAAGTGTACCGTGTATTATGACAAGACAATTCGATCAGACTGGCCCATTCCTTTCTCAAATCATGATCAAACAAAAGAAGTCGTTTACATCGACCACGACCACTTGATCCGCTGTGCGGGACCAGCATCTGAATAGTCTCCAAGATTTAGACTACCCACTTGCAGAGCCGATGATTCTAACCGGGTGATTGAATCGTCGGCTTTTGCATGCGCAGTCCACCAACTTTGAATGACGGACTACCAATTCCTGGTCATTTTGCTTTCGGTAACGCAAATCCTGTCTGACTACTTCACCTGGATTTGTGCCGTCACTCGATTCAAGTTGGCTCCGCTTACCGTTGCCAGC
The Gimesia aquarii DNA segment above includes these coding regions:
- a CDS encoding Do family serine endopeptidase — encoded protein: MKALTANRNWMFAMIGSACLVGAAVGMAQKDSSSDVPTAATVQDLSNVFREVSKKAMPSIVAIETVGKTSKVSGENLMPFGDDSPFQDLFQNDPRFKDMFKQFKNQPRRSPRRMGSGSGFIINKSGLIMTNSHVVRGADVVKVTLNDGREFTASDIRMDPRSDIAVIKIDDASNLQAIPMGDSTKMEIGDWVLAIGNPFGIGMSVTNGIISAKGRGPGINDREDYLQTDAAINPGNSGGPLLNLKGEVIGVNTAISSRSGGYDGVGFAIPVNMARWVSGQLIDHGQVKRSFLGVGIQPISNDLAKSFDIKVGQGAIITQVMEGSPAEAGKLQTGDIILKFAGKDVSGPRNLQGIVEQLVVGKSYVMELLRDGKRITQNITMEEMPKSFSVAKDEKPLDGSKKEKSKTSVNDLNIEVQPLTSELANQLGYSDNVKGVVITSVEPGSAAEEAGLMKGMIIEKIGTTEVSSMDQFNQGLKEAKDKKSVLLLVRNNSGARFVVVPK
- a CDS encoding transglutaminase-like domain-containing protein, with amino-acid sequence MQTYLLEKKQNQTLTVLTWISIFLFLLSICACSQNPASETGSTATSKTAIQDEDVWQVIYVNSQRIGYAYSQTRIEDQAGVKVIRSQSDSFLKIKRFGQVINMGTHLKTTENTKGELLSYTFEMKNPPADSTVSKGVVEDGKLKINTQVANKVKQSELKWNPAFHAPSYLERIFKMSQMKPGEEKSFSMLLPEYNKVTEVKLLALDYETTELYGDRDEKCLHVKMTQSALPGMIVDLYVTEDGEIPKTAMDFLGSSMLTYTVSKETALEEISGEELDLAVQTLIKVKSLPRAHDTTKVVYKVTLPGEDPAKLLATGETQQIKSLDKNSIELTVSKAPVPTQFPKSKVGSEFVTPTQFVQSDDPRIIKYAKEAVKSETNPWKQALLMERYVYKNLRKKNFSTALASAAEVAKNMEGDCTEHAVLLAAMLRAQNLPSRVAVGMVYIPSRSSFGGHMWTEVFLDNRWIPLDATLGKGGIGAGHIKLTDSSLADNAPAPLTIFLPLLQTVGKLSIEIIDSTSKSK
- a CDS encoding BON domain-containing protein gives rise to the protein MKRYRKWVLTLGIMAVTPGITMAGPLDFFSKKSEQSSSTAVSGKLSNNQRVANEIADVLRKARLTGYNMEIEYNKGVAKLSGKIPTAAQKAQATSLISRIKGVTRVDNQLEVSEAPSRQVPTLGRETSKSSLNPFRKPADIQQASATDPFLKGSLNQAQFEQSAEKPVSNIQRVSGQVARGPAPSNQQMAEQIAKSLGPVLASAHDVEIRFKNGTAILQGAIGSVQEQQMATQIAQRVPGVRNVENRLQILQAAPQQSSMIQPTNYMNYQAPHPGPAGAPAMTPQPGIGASNNVYNSPHLPNGAWPTYAQYPNYAQVAYPSEYSASAFPYIGPFYPYPQVPLGWREAQLEWDDGSWKLNFRPRTNRWWWFMNPKNW
- the rnc gene encoding ribonuclease III, whose amino-acid sequence is MLYDLNPKEIDQLLEECQKNLGYQFSDLELLKCCLTHTSAAKTRTDSNERLEFLGDSILGSIVCERLYHQFPNAPEGELTRIKSAVVSRNTCTRLAREKDLDRFIFVGKGLAMTETLPESLLAGMFEAIIAGIYLDGGIEPVHTFLDPLIERENHKASRSVHGFNYKSLLQQYSQKKFSETPVYELLDEKGPDHSKFFQVTAIIGAHRYEPAWGSTKKEAEQRAAFNALRDNESDEEWELPPLPDAV